One window of Microbispora sp. ZYX-F-249 genomic DNA carries:
- a CDS encoding isovaleryl-CoA dehydrogenase, giving the protein MDDSRHRPQEDPVTHEVTNQVPPLTGHDVSADHALLEGLAREGADWATGELRQLGLLAGSAKAQEWGRLANEHPPVLRTHDRYGNRIDEVEFHPAWHELMAVAVESGAHAAPWTSARPGAHVARAAKFFTWSQVEAGHGCPISMTYAAVAALRHSPSLRAEWEPLLASRTYDFGLRPPQDKRGVLAGMAMTEKQGGSDVRANTTRAEPLGDGSFALTGHKWFNSAPMCDVFLVLAQAPGGLSCFLLPRVLPDGTRNAVRLMRLKDKLGNRSNASAEVEYEGAVAFLVGEEGRGVRTIIEMVNMTRLDCVIGSAAGMRYGLAQALHHARHRTAFGRTLAEQPLMRSVLADLALESEAATTLMTRLAGATDRAIRGDAAEGLFRRAALAAAKYWVCKRAPVHAAEALECLGGNGYVEESQMPRLFRESPLNGIWEGSGNVAALDLMRVLAREPEAVEAFFAEVAAAGDRRVADAAERALKTLAGAGEADARRVAEEMTLVLQASLLVRHAPAAVADAFCASRLSGDWGRAFGTLPPGLDLDAILDRAAPA; this is encoded by the coding sequence ATGGACGATTCCCGGCATCGACCGCAGGAGGACCCAGTGACCCACGAGGTGACCAACCAGGTGCCCCCGCTGACCGGCCACGACGTCTCGGCCGATCACGCGCTGCTGGAGGGGCTCGCCAGGGAGGGGGCGGACTGGGCGACCGGAGAGCTGCGACAGCTCGGCCTGCTGGCCGGCTCGGCGAAGGCGCAGGAGTGGGGGCGGCTGGCCAACGAGCACCCGCCCGTCCTGCGCACCCACGACCGGTACGGCAACAGGATCGACGAGGTCGAGTTCCACCCGGCCTGGCACGAGCTCATGGCGGTCGCGGTCGAGAGCGGTGCGCACGCCGCGCCCTGGACGTCGGCACGGCCGGGGGCGCACGTCGCCAGGGCCGCCAAGTTCTTCACCTGGTCCCAGGTCGAGGCCGGGCACGGCTGCCCGATCTCCATGACGTACGCCGCCGTGGCCGCGCTGCGGCACTCGCCGTCGCTGCGGGCGGAGTGGGAGCCGCTGCTGGCCTCCCGGACGTACGACTTCGGGCTGCGCCCGCCGCAGGACAAGCGGGGCGTGCTGGCCGGGATGGCGATGACCGAGAAGCAGGGCGGCTCCGACGTGCGGGCCAACACCACGCGCGCCGAGCCGCTGGGCGACGGCAGCTTCGCCCTGACCGGCCACAAGTGGTTCAACTCCGCCCCGATGTGCGACGTGTTCCTGGTGCTGGCGCAGGCCCCGGGCGGGCTGTCGTGCTTCCTGCTCCCCCGCGTGCTGCCCGACGGCACCCGCAACGCGGTGCGGCTGATGCGGCTGAAGGACAAGCTCGGCAACCGGTCGAACGCCTCCGCCGAGGTCGAGTACGAGGGCGCCGTCGCCTTCCTCGTCGGCGAGGAGGGCCGGGGCGTCCGCACGATCATCGAGATGGTGAACATGACCAGGCTCGACTGCGTGATCGGCTCGGCCGCCGGCATGCGGTACGGGCTGGCGCAGGCGCTCCACCACGCCCGCCACCGCACGGCGTTCGGCCGGACGCTGGCCGAGCAGCCGCTGATGCGCTCGGTGCTCGCCGACCTGGCGCTGGAGTCCGAGGCGGCGACCACGCTCATGACGCGCCTGGCGGGGGCGACCGACCGGGCGATCCGGGGCGACGCGGCCGAGGGCCTGTTCCGGCGGGCCGCGCTCGCCGCGGCCAAATACTGGGTGTGCAAGCGGGCGCCGGTCCACGCGGCCGAGGCGCTGGAGTGCCTCGGGGGCAACGGCTACGTCGAGGAGTCGCAGATGCCCCGGCTGTTCCGCGAGTCGCCGCTGAACGGCATCTGGGAGGGCTCGGGCAACGTGGCCGCCCTCGACCTCATGCGGGTGCTGGCCAGGGAGCCGGAGGCGGTCGAGGCGTTCTTCGCCGAGGTGGCGGCGGCCGGGGACAGACGGGTCGCCGACGCGGCCGAGCGGGCGCTCAAGACGCTCGCCGGCGCGGGAGAGGCCGACGCGCGCCGGGTGGCCGAGGAGATGACGCTGGTCCTGCAGGCGTCCCTGCTCGTACGGCACGCCCCCGCCGCGGTGGCCGACGCGTTCTGCGCCTCGCGCCTGTCCGGCGACTGGGGACGCGCCTTCGGCACGCTGCCGCCGGGCCTCGACCTCGACGCGATCCTCGACCGCGCGGCGCCGGCGTGA
- a CDS encoding AzlC family ABC transporter permease — protein MTRTSVQAGLPPKPRAAVVRDALGVGTAVGLSGFAFGVTSAGAGMSVAQTCVLSLFVFTGASQFALVGALGTGGNPLAAAAGALLLGVRNAFYGLRLSQLLGLPAAVRPFAAQWVIDETSAVALAQPDRRLARLGFTVTGASLYAGWNITTFLGALGASALGDPAAWGLDVAGPAVFLALLLPMLRGRSTAASDAAGTDAAVPGGVADQRPIATTGPAGTGTSGGTARSTVGSTVGGTPGGTPGGTARSTAFPWQEAAVAALAVVLALACVPFVPAGVPVLVAVLAAPAVLAVSRLRARHSSRRSPRHSSRRSPRHSSRRSPRLSAGHSAGHSAGHSAGHSAGHSAGHSAPRSARRSPRGERR, from the coding sequence GTGACCAGGACATCAGTGCAGGCCGGCCTGCCGCCGAAGCCCCGGGCGGCGGTGGTGCGGGACGCCCTCGGGGTGGGCACGGCCGTCGGCCTGTCCGGCTTCGCGTTCGGCGTCACCTCCGCGGGCGCGGGGATGAGCGTCGCGCAGACCTGCGTGCTGTCGCTGTTCGTGTTCACCGGGGCCTCCCAGTTCGCGCTGGTGGGCGCGCTCGGCACCGGCGGGAACCCGCTCGCCGCCGCGGCCGGGGCGCTGCTGCTCGGCGTCCGCAACGCCTTCTACGGGCTGCGGCTGTCGCAGTTGCTGGGGCTGCCCGCGGCGGTCCGTCCGTTCGCCGCGCAGTGGGTGATCGACGAGACCTCCGCCGTGGCCCTGGCCCAGCCCGACCGGCGCCTCGCCCGGCTCGGGTTCACGGTCACCGGGGCCAGCCTGTACGCCGGCTGGAACATCACCACGTTCCTGGGCGCGCTGGGCGCCTCCGCGCTGGGCGACCCGGCGGCCTGGGGGCTCGACGTCGCCGGTCCGGCCGTCTTCCTCGCCCTGCTCCTCCCCATGCTCCGGGGCCGCTCCACGGCGGCATCCGATGCTGCCGGGACCGATGCTGCCGTCCCCGGCGGCGTTGCGGACCAGCGGCCGATCGCGACGACGGGCCCGGCGGGCACGGGTACGTCCGGGGGCACGGCGAGGAGCACGGTAGGAAGCACGGTAGGGGGCACGCCAGGAGGCACGCCAGGAGGCACGGCGAGGAGCACGGCCTTCCCGTGGCAGGAGGCGGCGGTGGCGGCGCTGGCCGTCGTGCTGGCCCTCGCCTGCGTGCCGTTCGTCCCCGCGGGCGTGCCGGTGCTGGTGGCCGTGCTCGCCGCACCGGCCGTGCTGGCCGTGTCCCGGCTCCGTGCCCGCCACAGTTCCCGCCGCTCGCCCCGCCACAGTTCCCGCCGCTCGCCCCGCCACAGTTCCCGCCGCTCGCCCCGGCTCAGTGCCGGCCACAGTGCCGGCCACAGTGCCGGCCACAGTGCCGGCCACAGTGCCGGCCACAGTGCCGGCCACAGTGCCCCCCGCAGTGCCCGCCGCTCGCCCCGAGGAGAACGCCGATGA
- a CDS encoding OsmC family protein, with protein MATTRTATTQWKGALLDGSGTVSLDSSGVGTFDVSWPSRAEEANGKTSPEELIAAAHSSCFSMALSNGLAKAGTPPQSLETRADVTFQPGEGITGIVISVRGQVPGISAEDFQQAAETAKANCPVSKALAGTTISLKAELVG; from the coding sequence ATGGCGACCACTCGTACCGCGACGACGCAGTGGAAGGGCGCGCTGCTCGACGGTTCGGGCACCGTTTCGCTCGACTCCTCGGGGGTCGGCACCTTCGACGTCTCCTGGCCCTCCCGGGCGGAGGAGGCCAACGGCAAGACGAGCCCGGAGGAGCTGATCGCCGCCGCCCACTCCTCGTGCTTCTCGATGGCCCTGTCCAACGGCCTGGCCAAGGCGGGCACGCCGCCGCAGTCGCTGGAGACCCGCGCGGACGTGACCTTCCAGCCGGGTGAGGGCATCACCGGCATCGTGATCTCCGTCCGGGGACAGGTGCCCGGCATCTCGGCCGAGGACTTCCAGCAGGCCGCCGAGACGGCCAAGGCGAACTGCCCGGTGAGCAAGGCGCTCGCCGGCACGACGATCAGCCTCAAGGCCGAGCTCGTCGGCTGA
- a CDS encoding phosphoadenylyl-sulfate reductase, with protein MSVAEIEAGLERQRATLDLQGIVESAARFLEDAPAREIIRWAAATFGDRLCLTSSMSDALLIDLVSRVKPGVDVLFIDTGYHFAETIGTRDAVEAVYKVNVINVKPSRTVEEQDRDLGPRLYGRNPDLCCYLRKVEPLNRALEPYLAWVSGIRRDESPTRANTKVVEWDAKRQMVKVNPIARWTQQDVDNYIADNGVLINPLHYDDYPSIGCAPCTRRVAPGEDPRSGRWAGLGKIECGIHL; from the coding sequence ATGTCGGTGGCGGAGATAGAGGCAGGACTGGAGCGGCAGCGGGCCACGCTGGACCTCCAGGGCATCGTGGAGTCCGCGGCGCGCTTCCTCGAGGACGCGCCCGCCCGGGAGATCATCCGTTGGGCCGCGGCCACCTTCGGCGACCGCCTCTGTCTCACCTCGTCGATGAGCGACGCCCTGCTGATCGACCTGGTCAGCAGGGTCAAGCCCGGCGTCGACGTGCTGTTCATCGACACCGGCTACCACTTCGCCGAGACCATCGGCACCCGGGACGCGGTCGAGGCGGTCTACAAGGTCAACGTGATCAACGTGAAGCCGTCCAGGACCGTCGAGGAGCAGGACCGCGACCTCGGGCCGCGCCTGTACGGGCGCAACCCCGACCTGTGCTGCTACCTGCGCAAGGTCGAGCCGCTCAACCGGGCGCTGGAGCCGTACCTCGCGTGGGTGTCGGGCATCCGCCGCGACGAGTCGCCCACCCGCGCGAACACCAAGGTCGTGGAGTGGGACGCCAAGCGGCAGATGGTCAAGGTCAACCCCATCGCCCGGTGGACCCAGCAGGACGTCGACAACTACATCGCCGACAACGGGGTTCTGATCAACCCGCTGCACTACGACGACTACCCCTCGATCGGCTGCGCCCCCTGCACCCGCCGCGTGGCGCCGGGCGAGGACCCGCGCAGCGGCCGCTGGGCCGGCCTCGGCAAGATCGAATGCGGCATCCACCTGTGA
- the glgX gene encoding glycogen debranching protein GlgX, with translation MREVWPGEPYPLGATWDGVGTNFSVFSEAAERVELCLYDDNGGETRVDLPEVDGFVWHGYVPGIMPGQRYGFRVHGPYRPEHGHRCNPSKLLLDPYAKAIEGSVRWNQSLFSYQFADPARLNTEDSAPYMPKNVVVNPFFEWGNDRPPRTPYHETVIYEAHVRGLTMRHPAVPEEQRGTYAGLAHPAVIEHLLSIGVTAVELMPVHQFVPEHFLVARGLTNYWGYNTIAYMAPHNTYASSGQRGEQVQEFKAMVRALHEAGIEVILDVVYNHTAEGDHMGPTLGFRGIDNVAYYRLREEDRRYYLDYTGCGNSLNVRSPHALQLIMDSLRYWVLDMHVDGFRFDLAAALARELHDVDRLSAFFDLIQQDPVISQVKLIAEPWDVGPGGYQVGNFPPLWTEWNGKYRDSVRDFWRGASQTLPEFASRLAGSSDLYASSGRRPVASINFVTAHDGFTLTDLVSYDHKHNEANGEGNRDGTDDNRSWNCGAEGPVEDPAIVRLRRRQRRNLLATLFVSQGVPMLLAGDEFGRTQHGNNNAYCQDNDVSWIDWSLLRQEDDLLEFVRRLAALRRAHPVFRRRRFFHGRTVGGGSRDIVWLTPSGAEMTDGDWHTGYAKSLGVYLNGDAIGEPGPRGERIRDETFLLLINAHHESLTFALPGPELGAAWRPVLDTADESVRDDPYAEESLPAGAKVCVADRSMRILVRAG, from the coding sequence ATGCGCGAGGTTTGGCCTGGAGAGCCCTACCCGCTCGGCGCCACCTGGGATGGTGTGGGCACCAACTTCTCGGTGTTCTCGGAGGCGGCCGAGCGGGTCGAGCTGTGCCTGTACGACGACAACGGCGGGGAGACCCGCGTCGATCTGCCCGAGGTCGACGGGTTCGTCTGGCACGGGTACGTGCCGGGGATCATGCCCGGACAGCGGTACGGCTTCCGCGTGCACGGGCCCTACCGGCCCGAGCACGGGCACCGGTGCAATCCGTCCAAGCTGCTGCTCGACCCGTACGCCAAGGCGATCGAGGGCTCGGTGCGGTGGAACCAGTCGCTGTTCTCCTACCAGTTCGCCGACCCCGCCCGGCTCAACACCGAGGACTCCGCGCCCTACATGCCGAAGAACGTGGTCGTGAACCCGTTCTTCGAATGGGGCAACGACCGGCCGCCCCGCACGCCGTACCACGAGACGGTGATCTACGAGGCGCACGTGCGCGGCCTGACCATGCGCCATCCCGCCGTCCCGGAGGAGCAGCGGGGCACCTACGCCGGGCTCGCGCACCCGGCCGTGATCGAGCACCTCCTGTCGATCGGGGTCACGGCGGTCGAGCTCATGCCCGTGCACCAGTTCGTGCCCGAGCACTTCCTGGTGGCCAGGGGGCTGACCAACTACTGGGGCTACAACACGATCGCCTACATGGCGCCGCACAACACCTACGCCAGCTCCGGGCAGCGCGGGGAGCAGGTCCAGGAGTTCAAGGCGATGGTGCGCGCCCTGCACGAGGCGGGCATCGAGGTGATCCTCGACGTGGTCTACAACCACACCGCCGAGGGCGACCACATGGGTCCGACGCTGGGCTTCCGCGGCATCGACAACGTCGCCTACTACCGGCTGCGCGAGGAGGACCGCCGCTACTACCTCGACTACACCGGGTGCGGCAACTCGCTGAACGTCCGCTCGCCCCACGCGCTTCAGCTGATCATGGACTCGCTGCGCTACTGGGTGCTCGACATGCACGTGGACGGTTTCCGCTTCGACCTCGCCGCCGCCCTGGCGCGGGAGCTGCACGACGTGGACCGGCTGAGCGCGTTCTTCGACCTCATCCAGCAGGACCCGGTGATCTCGCAGGTCAAGCTGATCGCCGAGCCGTGGGACGTCGGCCCCGGCGGTTACCAGGTCGGCAACTTCCCGCCGCTGTGGACGGAGTGGAACGGGAAGTACCGCGACTCCGTGCGGGACTTCTGGCGCGGCGCCTCCCAGACGCTGCCCGAGTTCGCCTCGCGCCTGGCCGGGTCGAGCGACCTGTACGCCAGCAGCGGCCGCCGCCCGGTGGCCTCGATCAACTTCGTGACCGCCCACGACGGGTTCACCCTCACCGACCTCGTCTCCTACGACCACAAGCACAACGAGGCCAACGGCGAGGGCAACCGCGACGGCACCGACGACAACCGCTCCTGGAACTGCGGCGCCGAGGGCCCGGTGGAGGACCCGGCGATCGTACGGCTGCGCCGGCGGCAGCGGCGCAACCTCCTCGCCACGCTGTTCGTGTCCCAGGGCGTGCCGATGCTGCTCGCGGGCGACGAGTTCGGCCGCACCCAGCACGGCAACAACAACGCCTACTGCCAGGACAACGACGTCTCCTGGATCGACTGGTCGCTGCTGCGCCAGGAGGACGACCTGCTCGAGTTCGTCCGCCGCCTGGCCGCGTTACGGCGGGCGCATCCCGTCTTCCGGCGGCGCCGGTTCTTCCACGGCCGCACGGTCGGGGGCGGCAGCAGGGACATCGTCTGGCTCACGCCCTCGGGCGCCGAGATGACCGACGGCGACTGGCACACGGGCTACGCGAAGTCGCTGGGGGTGTACCTCAACGGCGACGCGATCGGCGAGCCCGGCCCGCGCGGCGAGCGGATCAGGGACGAGACGTTCCTGCTGCTGATCAACGCGCACCACGAGAGCCTGACGTTCGCCCTTCCCGGCCCGGAGCTGGGGGCCGCCTGGCGTCCCGTCCTGGACACCGCCGACGAGAGCGTCCGCGACGACCCGTACGCCGAGGAGAGCCTGCCCGCCGGGGCCAAGGTCTGCGTCGCCGACCGGTCCATGCGGATCCTGGTCCGCGCCGGCTGA
- a CDS encoding poly(ethylene terephthalate) hydrolase family protein — MHRLMHRVTAATVAVLGLLSMTIATHAASAADNPYQRGPNPTLASVSATRGTFATAQISVPPGNGFGSGVIYYPTDTGQGTFGGVAIVPGYSALFANEEAWMGPWLASFGFVVIGIETNSRTDSADARGTQLLAALDYLTQRSAVRDRVDPNRLSVVGHSAGGAGVLSALLRRPTLKAAVGLAPGSPVGDYSLYNDRVPTMFISGERDTTVTRSYLNGLYTTIPASTPSAWVEITGVDHLFATRANTTEMRVLIPWLKIFLDDDTRYTQFLCPQLADSANVSMYRSKCPYVPPGGSSPSASPSTSPSASPPASPSTSPSASPPISPSPSPSASPSASRACTASYRTVNSWSGGFQGEVTVTAGTSAINGWTVGWTLSGGQTINQVWNGTLSVNGSAVRVTNASYNGSIPASGSSTFGFLGTGTPSMPSITCTSP, encoded by the coding sequence ATGCACCGCTTGATGCACCGCGTGACGGCCGCGACGGTGGCCGTTCTCGGGCTGCTCTCGATGACCATCGCGACTCACGCGGCATCGGCCGCCGACAATCCCTATCAGCGGGGTCCCAACCCGACCCTGGCCAGCGTGTCGGCCACCCGGGGGACGTTCGCCACCGCGCAGATCAGCGTGCCGCCCGGGAACGGCTTCGGCAGCGGTGTGATCTACTACCCGACGGACACCGGTCAGGGGACCTTCGGCGGCGTCGCGATCGTGCCGGGCTACTCCGCCCTGTTCGCCAACGAGGAAGCGTGGATGGGCCCCTGGCTCGCGTCCTTCGGCTTCGTAGTGATCGGGATCGAGACCAACAGCCGCACCGACAGCGCGGACGCCCGGGGAACCCAGCTGCTCGCCGCGCTGGACTACCTCACCCAGCGCAGCGCGGTGCGCGACCGGGTCGACCCCAACCGGTTGTCGGTGGTCGGCCATTCCGCGGGCGGGGCAGGCGTCCTGTCCGCGCTGCTCCGGCGGCCCACGCTGAAGGCCGCGGTCGGACTCGCGCCCGGCTCGCCGGTCGGGGACTACAGCCTGTACAACGACCGCGTGCCGACGATGTTCATCTCGGGCGAGAGGGACACGACCGTCACACGGTCCTACCTCAACGGGCTGTACACCACCATCCCGGCTTCGACGCCGAGCGCGTGGGTGGAGATCACCGGTGTGGACCACCTGTTCGCGACCCGCGCGAACACCACCGAGATGCGGGTGCTGATCCCCTGGTTGAAGATTTTCCTCGACGACGACACCCGGTACACCCAGTTCCTGTGCCCGCAACTGGCGGACTCCGCCAACGTCTCGATGTACCGGAGCAAGTGCCCGTACGTGCCGCCGGGCGGGTCGTCACCGTCGGCCAGCCCGTCCACGTCGCCGTCCGCCAGCCCGCCCGCCAGCCCGTCCACGTCGCCGTCCGCAAGCCCGCCGATTTCGCCGTCGCCGTCGCCGTCCGCCAGCCCGTCGGCGTCGCGCGCCTGCACGGCGAGCTACCGTACGGTGAACTCCTGGTCCGGGGGCTTCCAGGGCGAGGTGACGGTGACGGCGGGCACTTCGGCGATCAACGGGTGGACCGTCGGCTGGACGCTGAGCGGCGGCCAGACGATCAACCAGGTGTGGAACGGCACGCTGAGCGTCAACGGCTCCGCCGTCAGAGTGACGAACGCCTCGTACAACGGCTCGATCCCCGCGTCCGGCTCGAGCACGTTCGGCTTCCTCGGCACCGGTACGCCGTCGATGCCCTCCATCACGTGCACCAGCCCGTGA
- a CDS encoding sirohydrochlorin chelatase: protein MRHPPVTVPHEGAPLVAVAHGSRDPRAAATVEALLDGVRRARPGLDVRAAYLDHAPPSLPQALSGLDEAVVLPLLLTAAYHSRVDIPAALREAAGRTPRLRAVCGPTLGPHPLLVRALERRLTEAGVEIGDPETAVVLVSAGSSDRRANATIAAVAREWALTRPWWSVTAAYASAAAPTPGDEVVRLSRAGAPRVVVAPYLLAPGHFADKVERDALEAGAHAVAGVLGPAPELVALLLERHAQAVRAASEAA, encoded by the coding sequence ATGCGGCATCCACCTGTGACCGTCCCGCACGAAGGCGCGCCGCTGGTCGCGGTGGCGCACGGGTCCCGCGACCCGCGCGCCGCCGCGACCGTGGAGGCGCTGCTCGACGGCGTACGGCGGGCGCGGCCCGGCCTGGACGTCCGCGCCGCCTATCTCGACCACGCCCCGCCCTCGCTGCCGCAGGCGCTGTCCGGGCTGGACGAGGCCGTCGTGCTCCCCCTGCTGCTCACCGCCGCCTACCACAGCCGCGTGGACATCCCGGCGGCGCTGCGGGAGGCGGCCGGACGCACCCCGCGGCTGCGGGCCGTCTGCGGACCCACGCTCGGCCCGCATCCGCTGCTCGTCCGGGCCCTCGAACGCCGTCTCACCGAGGCCGGCGTCGAGATCGGCGACCCGGAGACGGCCGTGGTGCTCGTCTCGGCCGGCTCCAGCGACCGCCGGGCGAACGCGACGATCGCCGCGGTCGCCCGCGAGTGGGCGCTCACCCGCCCCTGGTGGTCGGTCACCGCCGCCTACGCCTCGGCCGCCGCGCCCACGCCCGGGGACGAGGTCGTACGGCTGTCGCGCGCGGGCGCCCCGAGGGTCGTGGTGGCGCCCTACCTGCTGGCCCCCGGCCACTTCGCCGACAAGGTGGAGCGCGACGCCCTGGAGGCCGGCGCACACGCCGTGGCCGGCGTCCTCGGCCCCGCCCCCGAACTGGTCGCGCTCCTGCTCGAACGGCACGCCCAGGCCGTCCGCGCCGCTTCCGAAGCCGCCTGA
- a CDS encoding ankyrin repeat domain-containing protein, with amino-acid sequence MTRSRLLEAIAGGDVARVAAMLHPDTAVNPAQGTTPLYRAAVAGHHDIVRLLLEYGADPDRPSGGHEEGLPLCAAACWDHAETVQALLDGGADPDAAEEGGWTALLWAAANGNLESADILLDAGADPGRADDDGDTPLTLAAIFGAYGIVWSLLEHGADPSAPGWDGATPLEISSRLAAADLEAMLREEVSARVEGEHTVLVAHGSAPDGTRRVTVEARGADGGYSITRQRGHAAVATVLESALGLRPSADVLLRRVLPYRDLDEDDETWWAAVHALQSRHDEETFLALTRLCESDDPVEREFGVDVLAEFGQETRPGRERVVGQETGVGQETRPGRETVIGRDAGRAPYRDRTLAILRDMARHESEPAVVEALLHAFGHHADERALPEVLDIVNSPGRKPTVHDPVALAAVLPPDDEDGLATLIRLSECPDDEVRDWATMGIAGLAADSARIREALTTRLADRDLTTVAEAARGLAGRGDRRALDGIHRVLCEAGADQDYARDLALEAAQELGLEISGA; translated from the coding sequence GTGACCCGCAGCAGGTTGCTCGAGGCGATAGCGGGAGGGGACGTCGCGCGGGTGGCGGCGATGCTGCACCCGGACACCGCCGTGAACCCCGCTCAGGGAACGACGCCGCTCTACCGGGCGGCGGTCGCCGGTCACCACGACATCGTCAGGCTGCTCCTGGAGTACGGCGCCGACCCCGACCGGCCGAGCGGAGGGCACGAGGAGGGCCTTCCGCTCTGCGCGGCGGCGTGCTGGGACCACGCCGAGACCGTGCAGGCGCTGCTCGACGGCGGCGCCGACCCCGACGCGGCGGAGGAGGGCGGCTGGACGGCCCTGCTGTGGGCCGCGGCCAACGGCAACCTCGAGTCGGCCGACATCCTGCTCGACGCGGGGGCCGACCCCGGCCGGGCCGACGACGACGGCGACACCCCGCTGACGCTGGCCGCGATCTTCGGGGCGTACGGGATCGTCTGGTCCCTCCTCGAACACGGCGCCGATCCGTCCGCGCCCGGCTGGGACGGCGCGACCCCGCTGGAGATCTCCTCACGGCTCGCGGCGGCGGATCTCGAAGCCATGCTGCGCGAGGAGGTCTCCGCGAGGGTGGAGGGCGAGCACACCGTGCTGGTGGCGCACGGCTCCGCGCCGGACGGCACCCGGCGGGTCACGGTCGAGGCGCGGGGCGCCGACGGCGGCTACTCGATCACCCGCCAGCGCGGCCACGCCGCCGTCGCGACGGTCCTGGAGTCGGCGCTCGGCCTGCGGCCGTCCGCGGACGTGCTGCTCAGGCGGGTGCTGCCGTACCGCGACCTGGACGAGGACGACGAGACGTGGTGGGCGGCCGTCCACGCGCTGCAGTCCCGCCACGACGAGGAGACGTTCCTCGCGCTGACCCGGCTGTGCGAGAGCGACGACCCGGTGGAGCGGGAGTTCGGCGTCGACGTGCTCGCGGAGTTCGGCCAGGAGACACGGCCCGGCCGGGAGAGGGTGGTCGGTCAGGAGACGGGAGTCGGCCAGGAGACGCGGCCCGGCCGGGAAACGGTGATCGGCCGGGACGCGGGGCGCGCTCCCTACCGGGACCGCACTCTGGCGATCCTCCGCGACATGGCCCGGCACGAGAGCGAGCCGGCGGTCGTCGAGGCGCTGCTGCACGCGTTCGGCCACCACGCCGACGAGCGGGCGCTCCCCGAGGTGCTGGACATCGTCAACAGCCCGGGCCGGAAGCCGACCGTCCACGACCCCGTCGCGCTCGCCGCGGTCCTGCCGCCGGACGACGAGGACGGGCTGGCCACGCTGATCCGGCTGAGCGAGTGCCCCGACGACGAGGTGCGCGACTGGGCGACGATGGGGATCGCGGGCCTGGCCGCCGACAGCGCCCGTATCAGGGAGGCCCTGACCACGCGGCTGGCGGACCGCGATCTGACGACGGTGGCCGAGGCCGCGCGGGGCCTGGCCGGGCGCGGGGACCGGCGCGCGCTCGACGGGATCCACCGGGTGCTGTGCGAGGCGGGGGCCGACCAGGACTACGCCCGCGATCTCGCCCTGGAGGCGGCCCAGGAGCTCGGTCTGGAGATCTCGGGCGCCTGA
- a CDS encoding Insertion element protein, whose translation MGQARRRGRPQVTTERAAPFYCPYCGEEDLEPYVTEEESHGWYCRSCARAFRVKFLGLGVRS comes from the coding sequence ATGGGTCAAGCGCGCCGACGAGGCCGACCTCAAGTGACGACCGAGAGGGCCGCGCCGTTCTACTGCCCGTACTGCGGCGAGGAGGACCTGGAGCCCTACGTGACCGAGGAGGAGAGCCACGGATGGTACTGCAGGTCCTGCGCCCGCGCCTTCCGGGTGAAATTCCTCGGCCTCGGCGTGCGTTCGTGA
- a CDS encoding DUF1707 SHOCT-like domain-containing protein, with product MTDPGGMRASDAERESVVERLRVASAEGRLTLAELTERTEAAYLAQTHGELAQITADLPGAAPVSAPVAPAARGSRARKWIVAVLGDAKRTGTWRIDDGIGAVCVMGDVVLDLREAEVRGREVDIVATCVMGDVKIIVPDGVDVELSGVTILGDKKVQVVEAPRGQSAPVVKVTAYVLMGDVKIIGDSRADPIKRGWFAWSEWWQERRQRPGHGGYDLPDRGRHGLH from the coding sequence GTGACTGATCCGGGTGGAATGCGGGCATCCGACGCCGAACGCGAGTCCGTGGTGGAGCGGCTGCGGGTGGCGTCCGCGGAGGGACGGCTGACCCTCGCCGAACTGACCGAGCGTACCGAGGCCGCCTACCTGGCGCAGACCCACGGCGAGCTCGCCCAGATCACCGCCGACCTGCCGGGTGCCGCCCCGGTCTCCGCTCCCGTGGCGCCGGCCGCCCGGGGGAGCAGGGCGCGCAAGTGGATCGTGGCGGTGCTGGGCGACGCCAAGAGGACCGGCACGTGGCGGATCGACGACGGCATCGGCGCGGTCTGTGTGATGGGCGACGTGGTCCTCGACCTGCGCGAGGCCGAGGTGCGCGGGCGTGAGGTGGACATCGTCGCCACGTGCGTGATGGGCGACGTCAAGATCATCGTGCCGGACGGCGTCGACGTCGAGCTGTCCGGAGTCACGATCCTGGGGGACAAGAAGGTTCAGGTGGTCGAGGCCCCGCGCGGCCAGTCCGCCCCCGTCGTCAAGGTCACGGCGTACGTGCTCATGGGCGACGTGAAGATCATCGGAGACTCCCGGGCCGACCCGATCAAGCGCGGCTGGTTCGCCTGGAGCGAGTGGTGGCAGGAGCGCCGGCAGCGCCCGGGCCACGGCGGATACGACCTGCCCGACCGCGGTCGCCACGGCCTGCACTAA